In a genomic window of Magnolia sinica isolate HGM2019 chromosome 14, MsV1, whole genome shotgun sequence:
- the LOC131225883 gene encoding ATP synthase subunit 9, mitochondrial, with translation MLEGAKSIGAGAATIASAGAAVGIGNVLSSSIHSVARNPSLAKQSFGYAILGFALTEAIASFAPMMASLISSVFRSNKERRFQFHS, from the coding sequence ATGTTAGAAGGTGCAAAATCAATAGGTGCCGGAGCAGCTACAATTGCTTCAGCGGGAGCTGCTGTCGGTATTGGAAACGTCCTTAGTTCCTCGATCCATTCCGTGGCGCGAAATCCATCATTGGCTAAACAATCATTTGGTTATGCCATTTTGGGCTTTGCTCTAACCGAAGCTATTGCATCGTTTGCCCCAATGATGGCGTCTCTGATCTCATCCGTATTCCGATCGAACAAAGAAAGGAGGTTTCAATTTCATTCTTAA